AGAGCAAGCTCTCGAGTTTTCACTACATTCGGAATAAAATAGCTAGTTTTTAGGGTGTTTTACTCTATCTTTGATATCATCTTTGGTGAAGACTTTGCTTAACGAAGCAGCGAAGCGTAGGCAGCTTGCAAAGCAAGCATCTGCAGGCAGGAACTGCCATAAGCACATTCAATAAGCTATGCTTCTTGAATGACCGAGGACGATTGGCTCAGTTGGTAGAGCACCTGCTCGACATGCAGGGGGTCACTGGTTCAAGTCCAGTATCGTCCACCATTATATATAAGACCATTCGGCACTCTCCGTCTCATCCAAACAACCTAGGCCAAACAACCGAAACAAGCCATTAGGGCAATAGTGGCATAAGTAAATTATGTCCCTTGATAAAAATCAAGAAGCAACTCTAACGAGCCTGTTACACAGTTTGTGTGCCAAGGCTGCACCTGCATTATCCAATCTTGCAGGTAGCACGATTGATATTCAGTTTAATAGTTTTGTTTCTGCTAAAACGAGTGCCGAAAATCTTCATTCAGAAGAAGAACTAGTTCTTGCTTCAGCAAAATTGGCTGAAGGTACAATCAATCTTTTATTTCTTAAAAATGATGCTGCAAGCATAGCCGGTCTCATCACCGGTTCCAAAGAACCCAATCCTGAATTTACTGAATCAATGAACGGAGCATTGAGTTCTGCTATTACTGAAGCTCTCAATACTGTACTTATCAACAATAAACAAATTGACATTGGCTATCAGCAAAATAGTTTAAAACTCAAAATGATTGACCCGAATAACCAAGAGACGCTTGGTCTTGGTCAAATGGGAATGGCCCCGAAAATAGCTCTGGCATTAAGTCTTCATTCTGAATCAAAGAACATCAAAGTTCAAATAGAAGTGCCGACAAGTTTAATCCAAAGTAAAATAGTTTCAGCTGCAAGTCCAAGCAAAACTAACAAAGATGCAACGATTGGTGATGTTTTTGGTGCAGACTTTAGTGAGATAATTAACTCTCACAATCCTGAAGAAATAGATGAGAAAAAAAATCTCAATTTGCTGATGGACATTAGACTTGGTCTAATTGTTGAGCTGGGTAGATCAGAAATGCACCTTAAAGAAATTCTCAAATTAACCAAAGGTTCGATTATCGAACTTGATAGACTTTCTGGCGAGCCTGTAGATTTATTTGCAAACAATAAACTCATAGCACGTGGTGAAGTTGTTGTTATCGATGATAATTTTGGACTTCGAATTACACAATTAGCTGGTCTAACTAATCAAGCCGAACTAAATCTCTTAGGTGGAGACGCTGATTAACCCTCAAAGCACTAATGACCAAAACCCATTCAATGAGGGTAAAACCTCTCAAGCCTACTCGAAAATAGACCCTATCTATGAGCAAAGCGCACTTGAAGCGATTAATTTCGTTGATCCTTTAAAACATAATGGCGTAGAAGGTCTAGTAATTGATATTGGTGCCGGGACTGGTGTTAGTTCAGAAGTAATTCTCAAGACCGGAGTCAAAAATCTTGTACTAGTTGAACCATCAGAAGCGATGCTTGAACAAGCAGTCAAACGACTAGCTGATAAAGCAGAATATTGTAAATTACACGCTGAAGATCTCAATGACAAATTCAATTCCAATGTTGACTTGGCTTACGCACTCAATACTTTTCATTTATTTGCTGACCTAAGTAAATTCCTAGCCAGTATCGCTTGCGCCCTCAAACCCGGTGGCTGCTTTGTATTCAACATCTCAACTCCAACTTATGGCTTTGAAAAACTCACCGAGGAAGAGATAGCAACAATCAAAGTAAATAAAGATTTTTATACTAAGTTAAACGAATCGGCACCTAATGAGATTTTGATTTATACCATCGCTTTACTCGACAAAATTATCGATTGTGATTTCACTGAAGTCTT
Above is a window of Cyanobacteriota bacterium DNA encoding:
- a CDS encoding class I SAM-dependent methyltransferase is translated as METLINPQSTNDQNPFNEGKTSQAYSKIDPIYEQSALEAINFVDPLKHNGVEGLVIDIGAGTGVSSEVILKTGVKNLVLVEPSEAMLEQAVKRLADKAEYCKLHAEDLNDKFNSNVDLAYALNTFHLFADLSKFLASIACALKPGGCFVFNISTPTYGFEKLTEEEIATIKVNKDFYTKLNESAPNEILIYTIALLDKIIDCDFTEVFTKDSVEQIFASVGMRLEDSTEVIIKMQADYQRNIWSMMAQSFVSDQKQIDDLVNSIELPKELHIRQAIFKLVNQS
- the fliN gene encoding flagellar motor switch protein FliN, with protein sequence MSLDKNQEATLTSLLHSLCAKAAPALSNLAGSTIDIQFNSFVSAKTSAENLHSEEELVLASAKLAEGTINLLFLKNDAASIAGLITGSKEPNPEFTESMNGALSSAITEALNTVLINNKQIDIGYQQNSLKLKMIDPNNQETLGLGQMGMAPKIALALSLHSESKNIKVQIEVPTSLIQSKIVSAASPSKTNKDATIGDVFGADFSEIINSHNPEEIDEKKNLNLLMDIRLGLIVELGRSEMHLKEILKLTKGSIIELDRLSGEPVDLFANNKLIARGEVVVIDDNFGLRITQLAGLTNQAELNLLGGDAD